One Paraclostridium bifermentans DNA window includes the following coding sequences:
- a CDS encoding DUF4179 domain-containing protein gives MNEYKSFNNVEFDIENYEEVSVNKELITSKVKSKLNKRKNKSKKILGASISGLLLIGGVFVFCEPVYANMYKVMYDIKNALGLESNLEDYKTVVGQSITKNGLTITLNEVVLDKDVLIVSTTYKFKEELEDGNITSFGNVYINGKSISSGGGGSGTIIDKNTVEEVFRYTLDENVQKDDLDIKITYSDPIYFKNKKEHTINGEWIFEFKTNRKDLEIDTKSLKLNQSFNLGKDETITLKEYRTNALGPNIIYDRNIHNKDLIDYDIKLLGKDNLGNDVEFYLISADESKGKLTLYNLEENLDKNATELKLVPYAAKQPNTSGKMNDDFKKIGDEFTINLNELK, from the coding sequence ATGAATGAATATAAATCTTTTAATAATGTAGAGTTTGATATAGAAAACTATGAAGAAGTTAGTGTAAATAAAGAATTAATAACATCTAAGGTGAAATCTAAATTGAATAAAAGAAAAAATAAATCAAAGAAAATATTGGGCGCTAGTATTTCTGGATTACTTTTAATTGGTGGAGTATTTGTATTTTGTGAACCTGTTTATGCAAATATGTACAAAGTAATGTATGATATAAAAAATGCTTTAGGTTTAGAATCAAACTTAGAAGATTATAAAACTGTTGTTGGCCAATCTATAACGAAAAATGGGCTTACAATAACTTTAAATGAAGTTGTATTAGATAAAGATGTTTTAATTGTATCTACAACATATAAGTTTAAAGAAGAACTTGAAGATGGTAATATTACGTCCTTTGGAAATGTTTATATAAATGGTAAGTCTATAAGTTCAGGTGGTGGGGGTAGCGGCACTATAATTGATAAAAATACAGTTGAAGAAGTATTTAGATATACATTAGATGAAAATGTACAAAAAGACGATTTAGATATTAAAATAACTTATTCTGATCCTATTTACTTTAAAAATAAAAAAGAACATACTATAAATGGAGAGTGGATATTTGAGTTTAAAACAAATAGAAAAGATCTTGAGATTGATACAAAATCACTAAAACTAAATCAATCTTTTAATCTAGGAAAAGATGAAACAATTACATTAAAAGAATATAGGACTAATGCTTTAGGTCCTAATATAATCTACGATAGAAATATTCATAATAAAGATTTGATTGATTATGATATAAAGTTACTTGGAAAAGATAATTTAGGTAATGATGTTGAATTTTACTTAATAAGTGCCGATGAAAGTAAAGGTAAGCTAACATTATATAACTTAGAAGAAAATCTAGATAAAAATGCAACAGAATTAAAACTTGTTCCTTATGCTGCAAAGCAACCTAATACAAGTGGTAAGATGAATGATGATTTTAAAAAAATCGGTGATGAATTTACAATAAATTTAAATGAATTAAAGTAA
- a CDS encoding PadR family transcriptional regulator has protein sequence MSSQMLKGILEGCILKIISQKEIYGYEMNLKLKEYGISTVSDGTIYPLLLKLQKQDLIVGEMRSSGEGPMRKYYKLTDKGKIQLDLFEKQWEILSSSVNNILKVK, from the coding sequence ATATCCTCTCAAATGCTAAAAGGTATCCTAGAGGGGTGCATATTAAAAATTATAAGTCAAAAAGAAATCTATGGATATGAGATGAATTTAAAGTTAAAAGAATATGGAATTTCAACAGTTTCAGATGGAACAATATATCCTTTATTACTTAAACTTCAAAAACAAGACTTAATAGTAGGTGAGATGAGAAGTTCAGGTGAGGGGCCTATGCGTAAATACTACAAACTTACGGACAAGGGTAAAATACAGCTAGATCTATTTGAGAAACAATGGGAAATTCTATCAAGTAGTGTAAATAATATTCTAAAAGTTAAATAA
- a CDS encoding DUF1129 domain-containing protein, translated as MKNTKELIELNNSYRELLNEENKLFYDDILVYIRAKSFLKDETQIEESLLEILTDIIEAQNQEIKAIDYFGKNTKEISDEILKNTNKSSFKERFNLFLSSMGIYSLVTLLPKLINPHETLDVGKFFVCLVFTLLFVNLILNILGNAVYSDKEKKFTFIVFILFCTYIGLMILMDRILPATFGFKLSGSIGITVILIFGTIGVIYSLKEKLFYSFLPIIVVACTLGILSRLEFLNFSIIQGPGKTISMIAMLIAFILFYLISYLYVKE; from the coding sequence ATGAAAAATACTAAGGAACTTATCGAGTTAAATAATTCATACAGAGAATTATTAAATGAAGAAAATAAATTGTTTTATGATGACATATTAGTTTATATTAGAGCAAAAAGTTTCTTAAAGGATGAAACTCAAATAGAAGAGTCTTTACTTGAGATTCTAACAGATATTATAGAAGCCCAAAATCAAGAAATTAAAGCCATTGATTATTTTGGGAAAAATACAAAAGAAATAAGTGACGAAATATTAAAAAATACAAATAAGAGTTCTTTTAAAGAGAGATTTAATTTATTTTTGAGTTCTATGGGGATATACTCTTTAGTTACATTGCTTCCAAAGTTAATAAATCCTCATGAAACCTTAGATGTAGGTAAATTCTTTGTATGTTTAGTATTTACATTATTATTTGTAAATCTTATTTTGAATATCTTAGGAAATGCAGTCTATTCAGATAAAGAAAAAAAATTTACATTTATTGTATTTATTTTATTTTGTACATACATAGGTTTAATGATATTAATGGATCGAATTCTACCTGCTACATTTGGATTTAAATTATCAGGGTCTATTGGTATAACTGTTATTTTGATATTTGGAACCATAGGCGTAATATATAGCTTAAAAGAAAAATTATTTTATTCATTTTTGCCTATTATAGTAGTAGCTTGTACATTAGGAATATTAAGTAGATTAGAGTTTCTAAACTTTTCAATTATCCAAGGCCCTGGTAAGACTATCTCTATGATAGCTATGTTGATAGCCTTTATATTATTCTATTTAATATCTTATCTATATGTTAAGGAGTAA
- a CDS encoding DUF2089 domain-containing protein yields the protein MKIMKLKCNHCNTTIENEFSFTKFNKLSKEQLNFVEVFLACRGNIKDVEKHLGISYPTVRGKLDEINNALNLNVKKDTYKEKQNIMDMLENGEISSDEAINLLKKL from the coding sequence ATGAAAATAATGAAATTAAAATGTAATCATTGCAACACAACAATAGAAAATGAATTTTCGTTTACTAAATTTAATAAATTATCAAAAGAACAACTGAATTTTGTAGAAGTGTTCCTAGCATGTAGAGGAAATATAAAAGATGTAGAAAAACACCTTGGAATATCTTATCCAACTGTTAGAGGTAAGTTAGATGAAATAAATAATGCATTAAACCTAAATGTAAAGAAAGATACATATAAAGAAAAACAAAATATTATGGATATGTTAGAGAATGGGGAAATAAGCTCAGATGAAGCAATAAATCTTCTAAAAAAATTATAA
- a CDS encoding dihydroxyacetone kinase, giving the protein MLEYRYDTQLLIEGTNLDEDAINEYFNTNFKGDCLLAVGDEELIKIHFHTNEPWEVLKYCSTLGEIYDIVIEDMERQAKGLQG; this is encoded by the coding sequence ATGTTAGAATATAGATATGATACACAGTTATTAATCGAAGGAACTAACCTTGATGAAGATGCAATAAATGAATACTTTAATACTAATTTTAAAGGTGATTGCTTACTTGCTGTAGGTGATGAAGAGCTTATCAAAATTCATTTCCACACAAATGAACCTTGGGAAGTATTAAAATACTGTTCAACTTTAGGAGAAATATATGATATTGTAATTGAAGACATGGAACGTCAAGCAAAAGGATTACAAGGGTAA
- a CDS encoding replication initiation protein codes for MNINEKNIVMKNNIIIKAKYNISTLENRIFLMLLYKLQRNNDDVIKCEISHEEFKTIIKKKQTSSVDSISNLLVNLRKQSIYFRDEEGWGEYGFINGFKYIKSRKTFKIEASKEIHNYIRNYLDTGYTPINLAIFFGLINPNAQRFYDLLRLWSGTKSIINYKVDELKELLMIEGKYDRYNDFKRRIIVPAIKELNNTGCFEIDFKENKVGRRVESIDFIVKDLDKRKYFAKDMINDDNQEQILLDECSADVEVLDMKDLKDIEKNTNNDDSKIVVSNTYIPDESLFTKGTLRRVKMDFKEINFKNEYMEKAFEDAVMITLDKDDVEKIKAGSYKFFKGTLENKITEYKVEEEGDMIHQQEMDLFW; via the coding sequence ATGAATATAAATGAAAAAAATATAGTTATGAAAAACAACATAATTATAAAAGCTAAGTATAACATCTCTACGTTAGAGAATAGAATATTTTTAATGCTTTTATATAAATTACAGAGAAACAATGATGATGTAATTAAATGTGAAATATCTCATGAAGAATTTAAAACTATAATAAAGAAAAAACAGACTAGCTCTGTTGACTCAATTTCTAACTTGTTGGTTAATTTAAGAAAACAAAGTATTTATTTTAGAGATGAAGAGGGCTGGGGGGAATATGGATTTATAAATGGTTTTAAATATATAAAATCTAGAAAAACTTTTAAAATAGAAGCATCTAAAGAAATTCATAATTACATAAGAAACTATTTAGATACAGGATACACACCTATAAACTTAGCTATATTTTTTGGACTAATTAACCCAAATGCTCAAAGATTTTATGATTTATTAAGATTATGGAGTGGGACAAAATCAATTATAAATTATAAGGTGGACGAGCTTAAAGAACTTTTAATGATTGAAGGAAAGTATGATCGATATAATGACTTTAAAAGAAGAATTATAGTTCCAGCTATAAAAGAGCTTAACAATACAGGGTGCTTTGAAATAGATTTTAAAGAAAATAAAGTAGGCAGAAGAGTAGAGTCTATTGATTTTATAGTTAAAGATTTGGATAAAAGAAAGTATTTTGCTAAAGATATGATAAATGATGATAATCAAGAGCAAATTTTATTAGATGAATGTTCTGCTGATGTGGAAGTTTTAGATATGAAAGATCTAAAAGATATAGAAAAGAATACTAATAATGATGATTCAAAGATAGTTGTAAGTAATACATATATCCCTGATGAAAGTTTATTTACAAAGGGAACTTTAAGAAGGGTTAAAATGGATTTTAAAGAGATTAACTTTAAAAATGAATATATGGAAAAGGCATTTGAGGATGCAGTTATGATAACTTTAGATAAAGATGATGTTGAAAAAATAAAAGCTGGATCTTATAAGTTTTTTAAAGGTACATTGGAAAATAAAATTACTGAATACAAGGTAGAAGAAGAAGGAGATATGATTCATCAGCAAGAAATGGATTTATTCTGGTAA
- a CDS encoding SHOCT-like domain-containing protein — MEDKKRILKMVEEGKITSEEAIKLLEALETSNNEKADEKKDISAEEFLNITPNPDGEKMLYVRVLSSDGSKVKVNIPLEFIKIMGGIGKMHIGELEKHNIDFDKLMDAIDKGFVGRIVEVEDGNDRVIVEIC, encoded by the coding sequence ATGGAAGATAAGAAAAGAATATTAAAAATGGTTGAGGAAGGCAAAATAACTTCAGAAGAGGCTATTAAATTATTAGAAGCACTAGAAACTAGCAATAATGAAAAAGCGGATGAAAAAAAAGATATATCAGCTGAAGAGTTCTTAAATATAACACCAAATCCAGATGGAGAAAAAATGTTATACGTAAGAGTGTTAAGCTCAGATGGATCAAAAGTAAAAGTAAATATCCCATTAGAATTTATAAAAATAATGGGTGGAATAGGTAAAATGCATATTGGTGAGCTTGAAAAACATAATATAGACTTTGATAAATTAATGGATGCAATAGATAAAGGGTTTGTAGGTAGAATCGTTGAGGTAGAAGATGGTAATGACAGAGTAATAGTTGAAATATGCTAA
- a CDS encoding sigma-70 family RNA polymerase sigma factor: MQAELIIKYIKKKKQKGLEMLIDEYSGLVASVVRKNLGKLINYEEECISDVFLAIWDNIDSFDKDKNSFKNWICVIAKYKAINYKKKYLDKIETSEIDDGIYYIDKNLLDLEIKEGIDDIVKYLPDKDRDIFISYYLDGADAPQIAKDNNLSISNLYSRLSRGRKKIRESLINREV; this comes from the coding sequence TTGCAAGCTGAATTAATTATTAAATATATAAAAAAGAAAAAACAAAAGGGGTTAGAAATGCTTATAGATGAATATAGTGGTCTTGTTGCATCTGTTGTTAGAAAAAATCTAGGTAAATTAATAAACTATGAGGAAGAATGCATAAGTGATGTATTTCTAGCTATTTGGGATAACATAGATAGTTTTGATAAAGACAAAAACTCTTTTAAAAACTGGATTTGTGTTATAGCAAAATATAAAGCAATTAACTACAAGAAAAAATATTTAGATAAAATAGAAACTTCTGAGATTGATGACGGTATCTATTACATAGATAAAAACTTACTTGATCTTGAGATTAAAGAAGGAATAGATGATATTGTTAAATACTTACCCGATAAAGATAGAGATATATTTATCAGTTATTACTTGGATGGAGCCGATGCTCCTCAAATAGCTAAAGATAATAATTTAAGTATATCTAACCTTTACAGTCGTTTATCCAGGGGAAGAAAAAAAATCAGAGAATCACTTATAAATAGGGAGGTTTAA
- a CDS encoding GNAT family N-acetyltransferase, giving the protein MIRNLKKLDNIKIIELLKNEVSNINEIEIENMINSNSYCKVYEKENSILGFYILTFDNTKKDSNLLLYVSESYRNNGIGNKLYSNVVDVIKSREIEKVNIEIRIEKYDTSSFFLKKGFNRWFGYCHMNYKGDKKDSSLNPIRYKDTYYNEYKELYENCFYDMRKSLNIQPHRVHPSRYELIKNQDYIFMLLDKDKIIGSVTLLNNEIDDLIVNKDYQNKGYGKKLLNFGINHYISQGSKDVYLRVANWNSKAINIYKNAGFRINVKGEYYYLDLNTKKPV; this is encoded by the coding sequence ATGATAAGGAATTTAAAAAAACTAGATAATATAAAAATAATTGAACTTTTAAAAAACGAAGTTTCTAATATAAACGAGATTGAAATAGAAAATATGATTAACTCTAATAGCTATTGTAAAGTATATGAAAAAGAAAATTCTATTTTAGGTTTTTATATTTTAACTTTTGATAATACAAAAAAAGATTCAAATTTACTGTTATATGTATCAGAATCATATAGAAATAATGGAATAGGTAATAAACTATACTCAAACGTTGTAGATGTTATTAAATCTAGAGAAATTGAAAAAGTTAACATTGAGATTAGAATAGAGAAATATGATACTAGTAGTTTTTTCTTAAAAAAGGGATTCAACAGGTGGTTTGGATACTGTCATATGAATTATAAAGGAGATAAGAAGGATTCAAGTTTAAATCCAATTAGATACAAAGACACCTACTACAATGAATATAAAGAGTTATATGAAAATTGTTTTTATGATATGAGAAAATCATTAAATATACAACCTCATAGAGTACATCCAAGTAGATATGAATTAATAAAAAATCAAGATTATATATTCATGTTATTAGACAAAGATAAAATTATAGGATCTGTCACACTTCTAAATAATGAAATTGATGATCTTATTGTAAATAAGGATTATCAAAATAAAGGTTATGGGAAGAAACTTTTAAATTTTGGAATAAACCATTATATTTCACAAGGGTCTAAGGATGTTTACTTAAGAGTTGCAAATTGGAATAGTAAAGCCATTAATATTTATAAAAATGCTGGATTTAGGATAAATGTCAAAGGAGAATATTATTACTTAGATTTAAATACAAAAAAGCCTGTATAA
- a CDS encoding MFS transporter: protein MKQNLKLMYLISFLQGLVFYGPVSLIYRTQRGLSISEFFFLEFILLFIIVLTEIPWGYFADKYGYKKTLTISYVVFFLARFSLLFCNTFIGFLFQTILTAIGVSGTSGCDIAFLYKSCNSEESEKVFGRYRAFNSLAFFISSITSFFFINISIESAIVATVVACGLSIITICFTKDVEIEISNNKNESIIKDSFKNIKNVKLMFIFVISTAIISEISYGISVNLGQLHFESIGVDIRFLGYITALSELLAMLSFKTHVISKKFGQVKTLKTMVSMMLLCVLVLVFTRNIFISIIAVCSLSGLISMISPIVLDIKNKSISKNRATILSVYSMIGSLFSAFINIVIGFCADIYLKYAFLACFIIMTIGVLGVYLYMKKDRIYKKNVEDLGKI, encoded by the coding sequence ATGAAACAAAATCTAAAATTAATGTATTTAATATCATTCCTACAAGGACTAGTATTTTATGGTCCTGTAAGTTTAATATATAGAACACAAAGAGGCTTATCAATAAGTGAATTTTTCTTTTTAGAATTTATATTACTATTTATAATAGTGCTGACAGAAATACCATGGGGATATTTTGCAGATAAATATGGATATAAAAAGACACTAACAATATCCTATGTAGTATTCTTTTTAGCAAGATTTAGCTTATTATTTTGCAATACTTTTATAGGATTTTTATTCCAGACAATATTAACTGCTATTGGAGTATCAGGGACCTCTGGATGTGATATAGCATTTCTATACAAATCATGCAATTCAGAAGAAAGTGAGAAGGTTTTTGGTAGGTATAGAGCCTTTAATAGTCTAGCATTTTTTATTTCATCAATAACATCATTCTTTTTCATAAATATATCCATAGAGTCAGCTATAGTTGCAACGGTCGTTGCATGTGGTCTAAGTATTATTACTATTTGTTTTACAAAGGATGTAGAAATAGAGATTTCTAATAATAAGAATGAATCCATAATTAAAGATAGTTTTAAAAATATAAAGAATGTAAAGCTAATGTTTATATTTGTTATATCTACAGCTATAATATCTGAAATATCCTATGGAATAAGTGTAAACTTAGGGCAATTACACTTTGAAAGTATAGGGGTGGATATAAGATTTCTGGGGTATATAACGGCACTTTCAGAACTTCTAGCAATGTTATCTTTTAAAACCCATGTGATTAGCAAAAAATTTGGCCAAGTGAAAACTTTAAAAACAATGGTAAGTATGATGCTTTTATGTGTGTTAGTATTGGTATTTACTAGAAATATATTTATAAGTATTATTGCAGTATGTTCTTTAAGTGGGTTAATATCAATGATTTCACCAATTGTATTAGATATTAAAAATAAATCTATAAGTAAGAATAGAGCTACTATTTTATCAGTTTACTCAATGATAGGAAGTTTATTCTCTGCTTTTATAAACATTGTTATAGGGTTTTGTGCAGATATATATTTGAAATATGCATTTTTAGCGTGTTTTATAATAATGACTATAGGAGTATTAGGAGTTTATTTATATATGAAGAAAGATAGAATCTATAAGAAAAACGTAGAGGATTTAGGAAAAATCTAA
- a CDS encoding permease prefix domain 1-containing protein, producing the protein MEEEKNNVDNFLQSVCRFVSTEERAQDIQDELRDHIDSYIDEYIHDGMNIEDATSKALKQMGDPYYLSNNFKENISNNRRIFIVGLTVSFMAILASVNIYGYINNIYTFSDIFMNLVFIILNIPIIVLLLKTHKKSKKLDTSNPVFYIQSYKTSTWYENMLKPIKWLCIFSFAINLIPDFNIFDLLSKSEIIFEYLNTITISIMYLIMIIVFYTASPKSQNNIIYPEGILTFESFIPWDKISAYRWVKEHSKNKAIYSIELKFKKKPSSYKYSLRSQLIKVSSSQINLVDEVFKSNGIDKRQCF; encoded by the coding sequence ATGGAAGAAGAAAAAAATAATGTTGATAATTTTTTACAATCTGTATGTAGATTTGTTTCTACTGAAGAACGTGCACAAGATATACAAGATGAACTTAGAGATCATATTGATAGTTATATTGATGAATACATACATGATGGTATGAATATCGAAGATGCAACCTCAAAAGCATTAAAGCAGATGGGAGATCCTTACTATTTAAGTAACAATTTTAAAGAAAACATTTCTAACAATAGAAGAATATTTATAGTTGGATTAACAGTTTCATTTATGGCTATACTTGCATCGGTCAATATATATGGTTATATAAATAACATTTATACCTTTTCAGATATTTTTATGAATCTAGTTTTTATTATTTTAAATATCCCAATTATTGTACTACTTCTTAAAACTCATAAAAAAAGTAAAAAACTAGATACAAGTAATCCCGTTTTTTACATTCAATCATATAAAACATCTACGTGGTACGAAAATATGTTAAAACCTATCAAATGGCTATGTATATTTTCATTTGCAATAAATTTAATTCCTGATTTTAATATTTTTGATTTACTATCTAAAAGTGAAATAATCTTTGAATATTTGAATACAATAACAATTTCAATTATGTACTTAATAATGATTATTGTATTTTATACTGCAAGTCCTAAGTCTCAAAACAATATTATATATCCTGAGGGTATTCTTACATTTGAATCTTTTATTCCTTGGGATAAAATTTCAGCATATAGATGGGTGAAAGAGCATTCTAAAAATAAAGCTATTTATTCTATTGAATTAAAGTTTAAAAAGAAACCTTCATCATACAAGTATTCATTACGTAGCCAACTTATAAAGGTTAGTTCTTCCCAAATAAACTTAGTAGATGAGGTCTTTAAATCAAATGGAATAGACAAACGTCAATGCTTTTAA
- the mreB gene encoding rod shape-determining protein, which translates to MASNDIGIDLGTANVLISVSGKGIVLTEPSVVAIEKNTGSVLAVGSEAYKMIGKTPSNIVSIRPLQDGVISDYDTTEKMLNYFIGKVLNKKGMKKVFMPRVMVCVPTGVTGVEKIAVEEAVRNTGAKEVYTIEGPIAAAIGAGIDISSANGSMVIDIGGGTTDIAIISLGGTVISESIKIGGDKFDDAIIEYIKKQHNFFVGKLTAEKIKIKIGTACIDEEKYMDISGINLVTRLPGKIQINSSEIKDAIEKCTQQIIVAACSVLEKAPPELSSDIYENGIIMTGGGALLNGLDKRIQEKTNIKVSIAEDALLCVAKGTGDSLASLNLLEKSKK; encoded by the coding sequence ATGGCTAGCAATGATATAGGTATAGATTTAGGAACTGCTAATGTATTGATATCTGTTTCTGGGAAAGGAATAGTATTAACAGAACCATCAGTGGTTGCTATAGAGAAAAATACCGGATCTGTTTTAGCAGTAGGATCAGAAGCGTATAAAATGATAGGAAAAACTCCTAGCAATATAGTATCTATAAGACCATTACAAGATGGTGTAATATCTGATTATGATACTACAGAAAAGATGCTAAATTACTTCATAGGTAAAGTATTAAATAAAAAAGGTATGAAAAAGGTTTTTATGCCAAGAGTAATGGTATGTGTACCAACTGGAGTGACTGGAGTTGAAAAAATAGCTGTAGAAGAGGCTGTTAGAAATACTGGGGCAAAAGAGGTTTATACAATTGAAGGTCCAATAGCAGCTGCTATTGGAGCAGGAATAGATATTTCTAGTGCGAATGGAAGTATGGTTATAGATATAGGAGGAGGTACTACCGATATAGCTATTATATCTTTAGGTGGTACTGTAATTAGTGAGTCAATAAAAATAGGCGGAGACAAGTTTGATGACGCTATAATAGAATATATTAAAAAGCAGCATAATTTTTTTGTAGGGAAACTAACAGCTGAAAAAATAAAAATAAAAATTGGAACAGCATGTATTGATGAAGAAAAGTATATGGACATAAGTGGAATAAATTTAGTTACAAGACTTCCTGGTAAAATACAAATTAATTCATCGGAAATAAAAGATGCAATTGAAAAATGTACACAACAAATAATAGTAGCAGCATGTTCAGTATTAGAAAAAGCACCACCAGAATTATCATCAGATATTTATGAAAATGGAATAATCATGACTGGTGGAGGAGCACTTCTTAATGGTTTAGATAAAAGAATACAAGAGAAAACTAATATAAAAGTTAGCATAGCAGAAGATGCTTTGTTATGTGTTGCAAAAGGAACGGGAGACTCACTTGCATCACTTAATTTATTAGAAAAAAGTAAAAAATGA